In Hyphomicrobiales bacterium, the following are encoded in one genomic region:
- the nth gene encoding endonuclease III — protein sequence MRKPRGPSERCGVSNAEKITSFEPESGLRELMATEYRGSMTEAKTQLQTKRIKKSANPAKGSKTAKPAAKRSAKRKRAPKCAYTPDEVRAIFARLAAQNPEPESELEHTNPYTLLVAVALSAQATDVGVNKATKDLFTIADTPEKMVALGEDTVREHIKTIGLFRNKAKNVIALSKQLIADHGGEVPRDREALEKLPGVGRKTANVVLNVAFGEPTMAVDTHIFRIGNRTGLAPGKTPLDVELMLEKVIPAEFMLHAHHWLILHGRYVCKARKPMCANCIIRDLCKSPENTSGEGPAA from the coding sequence ATGAGGAAACCGCGCGGCCCAAGCGAACGGTGCGGCGTCAGCAACGCCGAAAAGATCACGTCGTTCGAACCGGAATCCGGATTGCGGGAGCTCATGGCGACTGAGTATAGAGGGTCCATGACCGAAGCAAAGACGCAACTGCAAACGAAACGCATCAAAAAGTCTGCCAACCCCGCCAAGGGCAGCAAGACGGCGAAACCGGCTGCCAAACGCTCGGCGAAGCGCAAGCGCGCGCCAAAATGCGCCTACACGCCGGACGAGGTGCGGGCGATCTTCGCCCGGCTCGCGGCACAGAACCCCGAGCCGGAAAGCGAGCTGGAGCACACCAACCCCTACACACTGCTTGTCGCGGTGGCACTGTCGGCGCAGGCGACCGATGTCGGCGTCAACAAGGCGACGAAGGACCTGTTCACCATCGCCGACACGCCGGAAAAGATGGTCGCGCTCGGAGAGGACACTGTGCGCGAGCACATCAAGACGATCGGCCTCTTCCGCAACAAGGCGAAGAACGTCATCGCCCTGTCAAAGCAGCTCATCGCCGACCATGGCGGCGAGGTGCCGCGCGACCGCGAGGCGCTCGAAAAGCTGCCCGGCGTTGGCCGCAAGACCGCAAATGTCGTGCTGAACGTCGCTTTCGGCGAACCGACCATGGCGGTCGACACACATATTTTTCGCATTGGCAACCGCACCGGTCTGGCACCGGGCAAGACGCCGCTCGACGTCGAGCTGATGCTGGAAAAGGTCATTCCGGCGGAGTTCATGCTGCACGCCCATCACTGGCTGATCCTGCATGGCCGCTATGTCTGCAAGGCGCGCAAGCCGATGTGCGCCAATTGCATCATCCGCGATCTGTGCAAATCCCCGGAAAATACGTCGGGCGAAGGACCGGCTGCATAA
- the pyc gene encoding pyruvate carboxylase, with amino-acid sequence MSIKKILVANRSEIAIRVFRAANELGLKTVAVYAEEDKLALHRFKSDEAYLIGRGLGPIEAYLSIDEMIRVAREAEVDAIHPGYGFLSESPEFAEACAAAGIIFIGPTPDTMRRLGDKVAARNLAISAGVPVMPATDPLPDDMDEVKRQALEVGYPVMLKASWGGGGRGMRVIRDEAQLLKDIVAAKREAKAAFGKDEVYLEKLVERARHVEVQLLGDAHGNLVHLFERDCTVQRRHQKVVERAPAPYLDDERRAELAGYALKIGQAADYSGAGTVEFLMDSDTGAFYFIEVNPRVQVEHTVTEEVTGIDIVKAQIHIADGAKIGDAESGVPSQADIELHGHALQCRITTEDPEQNFIPDYGRITAYRGATGFGIRLDGGTAYSGAVITRFYDPLLEKITAWAPTSAEAITRMDRALREFRIRGVATNLAFLENVIAHEKFRTATYTTRFIDETPALFEQVTRRDRATKLLTYIADVSVNGHPETRDRPRPPADARVPIAPAFPGDIVDGTRQRLDAEGPEAFARWMREQKRILVTDTTMRDAHQSLLATRMRSHDIVGAADAYARGLPQLFSLECWGGATFDVAMRFLTEDPWDRLAAIRERAPNILLQMLLRGSNGVGYTNYPDNVVRFFVERAASAGVDVFRVFDCLNWVENMRVSMDAVREAGKLCEGAICYTGDILNPERSKYDLKYYVGLARELEKAGAHIIGLKDMAGLLKPAAARVLIKALREETDLPIHFHTHDTSGIAAATVLAAIDAGVDAVDAAMDSLSGLTSQPCLGSIVEAVKGSERDSGLDTAAIRQMSFYWEAVRTQYTAFEPDLRSGASEVYLHEMPGGQFTNLKEQARSIGLDSRWHDVAQTYADVNLMFVDIVKVTPTSKVVGDMALMMVSQGLDVAQVLDPQVEVAFPESVVQLMHGDLGQPIGGWPEKLQKKVLKNTAPIAVRPGALLEPTDLEAVRKEAADKTGDEVSDNELASYLMYPKVYTDYARARGTYGPVQVLPTPVYFYGLPAGEEIMVDLERGKTLVVRCQAIGETDEEGQVKVFFELNGQPRSVKVPDRAHGAGAAASRRKADADNEAHVGAPMPGVVSAVAAKAGQAVKAGDVLLSIEAMKMETALHAERDGVIAEVLVQPGMQIDAKDLLVVFESA; translated from the coding sequence TTGTCGATCAAGAAGATACTCGTCGCCAACCGGTCGGAGATCGCCATCCGCGTGTTTCGCGCCGCAAATGAGCTGGGCCTCAAGACAGTCGCGGTGTACGCGGAGGAAGACAAGCTTGCCCTGCATCGGTTCAAGTCCGACGAAGCCTATCTGATCGGTCGCGGGCTCGGGCCCATCGAGGCGTATCTGTCGATCGACGAAATGATCCGCGTGGCGCGGGAAGCCGAGGTCGACGCGATCCATCCGGGCTACGGTTTCTTGTCCGAGAGCCCGGAATTCGCCGAAGCCTGTGCGGCGGCGGGGATTATTTTCATTGGCCCGACGCCCGATACGATGCGGCGGCTCGGTGACAAGGTCGCGGCGCGCAATCTGGCGATTTCCGCCGGCGTGCCGGTGATGCCGGCGACCGATCCGCTGCCCGACGACATGGACGAGGTGAAGCGGCAGGCGCTTGAGGTCGGCTACCCGGTGATGCTGAAGGCGTCCTGGGGCGGCGGCGGCCGCGGCATGCGGGTGATCCGCGATGAGGCCCAGCTTCTCAAGGATATCGTCGCGGCCAAGCGCGAGGCAAAGGCCGCTTTCGGCAAGGACGAGGTTTATCTCGAAAAGCTGGTCGAGCGGGCGCGCCATGTCGAGGTGCAGCTGCTCGGCGATGCCCATGGCAATCTTGTGCATCTGTTCGAGCGTGACTGCACGGTGCAGCGGCGTCACCAGAAGGTGGTGGAGCGGGCGCCGGCGCCGTATCTCGATGACGAGCGGCGGGCGGAACTGGCCGGATATGCGCTGAAGATCGGGCAGGCCGCGGATTATTCCGGTGCCGGAACGGTCGAGTTCCTGATGGATTCCGATACCGGCGCGTTCTATTTCATCGAGGTCAATCCGCGCGTTCAGGTCGAGCACACGGTGACGGAAGAGGTCACCGGCATAGATATCGTCAAGGCGCAGATCCATATCGCGGACGGCGCCAAAATCGGCGACGCGGAGTCCGGTGTGCCGAGCCAGGCGGATATCGAACTGCACGGCCACGCGCTGCAGTGCCGGATCACGACCGAGGACCCGGAACAGAATTTCATTCCCGATTATGGCCGCATCACCGCCTATCGCGGCGCGACCGGTTTCGGTATCCGGCTCGATGGCGGCACGGCCTATTCGGGTGCGGTGATCACCCGCTTTTACGATCCGCTCTTGGAAAAGATCACCGCCTGGGCGCCGACTTCCGCCGAAGCGATCACGCGGATGGACCGCGCCTTGCGCGAGTTCCGCATCCGTGGCGTCGCGACCAACCTCGCCTTCCTCGAGAACGTCATCGCGCACGAGAAATTCCGCACGGCCACCTATACGACGCGCTTCATCGACGAGACGCCGGCGCTGTTTGAACAGGTGACGCGGCGCGACCGGGCGACCAAGCTGTTGACCTATATCGCCGATGTGAGCGTCAACGGGCATCCCGAGACCCGCGACCGGCCGCGCCCGCCGGCGGATGCGCGTGTTCCGATTGCGCCTGCGTTCCCAGGCGACATTGTCGACGGTACCCGGCAGCGGCTCGATGCCGAGGGTCCGGAAGCGTTCGCGCGCTGGATGCGCGAGCAGAAGCGAATCCTCGTTACCGATACCACCATGCGTGACGCGCATCAGTCGCTGCTGGCGACCCGTATGCGCAGCCACGATATCGTCGGTGCGGCGGATGCTTACGCGCGCGGCCTGCCGCAGCTTTTCTCGCTCGAATGCTGGGGCGGCGCGACCTTCGACGTCGCCATGCGCTTCCTGACCGAAGATCCGTGGGATCGGCTGGCCGCGATCCGCGAACGCGCGCCGAACATCTTGCTGCAGATGCTTTTGCGCGGCTCGAACGGCGTCGGCTACACCAATTATCCCGACAATGTCGTGCGCTTCTTTGTCGAACGTGCCGCGTCGGCGGGGGTCGACGTGTTCCGTGTGTTCGACTGCCTTAACTGGGTCGAGAACATGCGTGTCTCGATGGATGCGGTACGCGAGGCGGGCAAGCTGTGCGAAGGCGCGATTTGCTACACCGGCGACATCCTCAATCCGGAACGCTCCAAATACGACCTGAAATATTATGTCGGCCTGGCGCGTGAGCTTGAAAAGGCCGGCGCGCATATCATCGGCCTGAAGGACATGGCCGGGCTGCTGAAGCCGGCGGCGGCGCGGGTGCTGATCAAGGCGCTGCGCGAGGAAACCGACCTGCCGATCCATTTCCACACCCATGATACGTCGGGGATCGCGGCGGCGACCGTACTTGCCGCCATCGATGCCGGCGTTGACGCGGTCGATGCGGCGATGGACTCGCTCTCCGGTCTCACCTCGCAGCCGTGCCTCGGCTCGATCGTGGAAGCCGTGAAGGGTAGCGAGCGCGACAGCGGGCTCGATACGGCGGCGATCCGGCAGATGTCGTTCTATTGGGAGGCCGTGCGCACGCAATATACGGCGTTCGAGCCGGACCTGCGCTCGGGCGCCTCGGAAGTCTATCTGCACGAGATGCCGGGCGGCCAGTTCACCAATCTGAAGGAACAGGCCCGCTCGATCGGCCTCGACAGCCGCTGGCACGACGTCGCGCAGACCTATGCGGACGTCAATCTGATGTTCGTCGACATCGTCAAGGTGACGCCGACCTCGAAAGTGGTCGGTGACATGGCGCTGATGATGGTGTCGCAGGGGCTCGACGTGGCGCAGGTGCTCGATCCGCAGGTAGAGGTGGCGTTTCCGGAATCCGTGGTGCAGCTGATGCATGGCGATCTCGGTCAGCCGATCGGTGGTTGGCCGGAGAAGCTGCAGAAAAAGGTGCTGAAAAACACCGCGCCGATCGCGGTGCGGCCGGGCGCCCTGCTGGAGCCGACGGATCTCGAGGCGGTGCGTAAGGAGGCCGCCGACAAGACAGGTGACGAGGTCAGCGACAACGAGCTCGCCTCCTATCTGATGTACCCCAAGGTCTACACCGACTACGCGCGGGCGCGCGGGACCTATGGTCCGGTTCAGGTGTTGCCGACGCCGGTCTATTTCTACGGTCTGCCGGCGGGCGAGGAGATCATGGTCGACCTCGAACGGGGCAAGACGCTGGTGGTGCGCTGCCAGGCGATCGGCGAAACCGACGAGGAGGGCCAGGTGAAGGTCTTCTTCGAGCTGAACGGCCAGCCGCGTAGCGTCAAGGTGCCGGATCGGGCGCATGGTGCGGGGGCGGCCGCCAGCCGGCGCAAGGCCGATGCCGACAATGAAGCCCATGTCGGCGCGCCGATGCCCGGTGTCGTCTCCGCGGTCGCGGCCAAGGCCGGTCAGGCGGTCAAGGCCGGCGATGTGTTGCTGTCCATCGAGGCGATGAAAATGGAGACGGCGCTGCATGCCGAACGCGATGGCGTCATCGCCGAAGTTCTCGTTCAGCCGGGCATGCAGATCGATGCGAAAGATCTCCTGGTGGTGTTTGAAAGCGCATAG
- a CDS encoding ammonia channel protein has protein sequence MKTNLRLAVLAAIALAASAFPAAADELNSGDTAWMLTSTALVLLMTIPGLALFYGGMVRKKNVLATAMQSFTAACLMTVLWMIIGYSLAFSDGGALNAYIGGFSNLFLAGLGKDSMTGTIPESVFMTFQMTFAIITPALITGAFADRMKFSALLWFLGLWMLLVYAPVCHWVWGGGFLGGDGVLDFAGGTVVHINSGVAGLVAAIVLGKRKGYGTENMAPHNLVLSLIGASLLWVGWFGFNAGSAVAANDAAGMAMAVTQIAAAAAALSWLFAEWAIHGRPSVLGAVSGAVAGLVAITPAAGFVAPMGALAIGIIAGLGCLWSVAWLKRVLKYDDSLDAFGVHGMGGIIGAILTGVFASEAIGGTPGLIEGNFAQVGIQVWGILATMIWTAIVSFVLLKVIDMTIGLRVSREVEIEGLDINLHGEVVQ, from the coding sequence ATGAAGACCAACTTGCGGCTTGCAGTTCTTGCCGCGATCGCTCTGGCGGCATCGGCATTTCCGGCCGCCGCCGACGAACTCAACAGCGGCGATACCGCCTGGATGCTGACCTCCACGGCGCTCGTATTGCTGATGACCATTCCGGGCCTCGCCCTGTTCTACGGCGGCATGGTGCGCAAGAAGAACGTGCTGGCCACCGCCATGCAGAGCTTCACCGCGGCCTGTCTGATGACCGTCCTGTGGATGATCATCGGTTACAGCCTCGCCTTCTCCGATGGCGGTGCGCTGAACGCCTATATCGGCGGCTTCTCCAATCTCTTCCTCGCCGGCCTCGGCAAGGATTCGATGACCGGCACCATTCCGGAATCGGTCTTCATGACCTTCCAGATGACCTTCGCCATCATCACCCCCGCCCTCATCACCGGCGCCTTTGCCGACCGCATGAAATTCTCCGCCCTGCTGTGGTTCCTCGGCCTGTGGATGCTGCTGGTCTACGCGCCGGTCTGCCATTGGGTCTGGGGCGGCGGCTTCCTCGGCGGTGACGGCGTCCTCGACTTCGCCGGCGGCACCGTCGTTCACATCAATTCCGGCGTCGCCGGCCTCGTCGCCGCCATCGTACTTGGCAAGCGCAAGGGCTACGGCACCGAGAACATGGCCCCGCACAACCTCGTGCTGAGCCTGATCGGCGCCTCGCTGCTGTGGGTCGGCTGGTTCGGCTTCAACGCCGGCTCGGCCGTTGCTGCCAACGACGCCGCCGGCATGGCCATGGCCGTCACCCAGATCGCCGCTGCCGCCGCTGCCCTGTCCTGGCTGTTCGCCGAGTGGGCGATCCATGGTCGTCCGAGCGTGCTCGGCGCGGTCTCCGGCGCGGTTGCCGGCCTCGTCGCGATCACCCCGGCCGCCGGCTTCGTCGCCCCGATGGGCGCGCTTGCCATTGGCATCATCGCCGGTCTCGGCTGCCTGTGGTCGGTCGCCTGGCTGAAGCGGGTGCTGAAATATGACGATTCGCTCGACGCCTTCGGCGTGCACGGCATGGGCGGCATCATCGGCGCCATCCTCACCGGCGTCTTCGCCTCCGAAGCGATCGGCGGCACGCCCGGCCTGATCGAGGGCAATTTCGCCCAGGTCGGCATTCAGGTCTGGGGCATCCTCGCCACCATGATCTGGACCGCAATCGTCAGCTTCGTGCTGCTGAAGGTCATCGACATGACGATCGGCCTGCGTGTCAGCCGCGAAGTCGAGATCGAAGGCCTCGACATCAACCTGCACGGCGAGGTCGTTCAGTAA
- a CDS encoding FAD-dependent oxidoreductase, translating to MPQSYDAIIIGAGVIGAAIALELSKAGYRTLSLDKNPAAGYGSTSSSCAIIRVHYSTLEGTAFAYEAYHHWRDWPAYIGNADERGPVEYRETGCLVMRTEHNGFLERNIAICSELGIPHEVWDGARIRQRLPIYDLTSYWPPKRINDEGFGEPGSGEVESGLYFPTAGYVVDPQLATHNFQRAAEANGATFLFGRTVAEILQENGRVSGVRLDNGEDIAAPIVVNAAGPHSFRINTMAGVLDDMTIATRPLRQEVVHLPGPADFDFYENAPVISDADIACYCRPDNGNHILVGTEEPDCDPLEWVDDPDALTRDFTEQWTHQAWRYGQRVPSLGIPGQAQGVVDLYDVSTDWIPVYDKSSLPGFYMAVGTSGNQFKNAPVAGRMMAELIAYCEAGNDHDAEPMRFELPIIGRTIDAGFYSRRRPVNADSSFSVLG from the coding sequence ATGCCGCAAAGCTATGACGCCATCATCATCGGGGCCGGCGTGATCGGCGCTGCCATCGCGCTCGAACTGTCGAAGGCCGGCTACCGCACCCTCTCGCTCGACAAGAACCCGGCCGCCGGCTACGGCTCGACCAGCAGCTCCTGCGCCATCATCCGTGTGCACTATTCGACGCTCGAAGGCACAGCCTTCGCCTATGAGGCCTACCACCACTGGCGCGACTGGCCGGCCTATATCGGCAACGCCGACGAGCGTGGCCCGGTCGAATACCGCGAGACCGGCTGCCTCGTCATGCGCACCGAGCACAACGGCTTTCTCGAGCGCAACATCGCGATCTGCAGCGAACTCGGCATTCCACACGAGGTCTGGGACGGCGCGCGGATCCGCCAGCGCCTGCCGATCTATGATCTGACGAGTTACTGGCCGCCGAAGCGGATAAACGACGAAGGTTTTGGCGAACCGGGCAGCGGCGAGGTCGAAAGCGGGCTCTATTTCCCGACCGCCGGCTATGTCGTCGACCCGCAGCTCGCCACCCACAACTTCCAGCGCGCGGCGGAAGCGAACGGCGCCACCTTCCTGTTCGGCCGCACGGTCGCGGAAATCCTGCAGGAAAATGGCCGCGTTTCCGGCGTTCGCCTCGACAATGGCGAGGACATCGCCGCCCCGATCGTCGTCAACGCGGCCGGCCCCCACTCCTTCCGCATCAACACCATGGCCGGCGTGCTCGACGACATGACCATCGCCACAAGGCCGCTGCGCCAGGAGGTGGTCCACCTGCCGGGCCCGGCGGACTTCGATTTCTATGAAAACGCGCCGGTGATCTCGGACGCCGATATCGCCTGCTACTGCCGCCCGGACAATGGCAACCACATCCTCGTCGGCACGGAAGAGCCCGATTGCGATCCGCTCGAATGGGTCGACGATCCAGACGCGCTCACACGCGACTTCACCGAGCAATGGACCCACCAGGCCTGGCGCTACGGCCAGCGCGTCCCCTCGCTCGGCATCCCCGGTCAGGCACAGGGCGTCGTCGATCTCTACGACGTGTCGACTGACTGGATCCCGGTCTACGACAAGTCCTCCCTGCCCGGCTTCTATATGGCGGTCGGTACCAGCGGCAATCAGTTCAAGAATGCGCCGGTCGCAGGCCGGATGATGGCTGAGTTGATCGCCTATTGCGAAGCCGGCAACGACCACGACGCCGAACCCATGCGGTTCGAACTGCCGATCATCGGCCGCACCATCGATGCGGGCTTTTATTCGCGCCGCCGCCCGGTCAACGCCGACAGCAGCTTCTCCGTGCTCGGCTGA
- a CDS encoding methyl-accepting chemotaxis protein, translating into MTNSSSLSKAIFAGTAAFVLSLVSIAAALLGWPLVAVGCSAAAALAGAATILFVRAARRSIDEAIALCRDISRGDFESRIVVVTAGGKLGILHHVLNEMVDRIDAYVRETTAAMSAVRNHKYFRHILPDGLDGGFLAGAEVINEAMTVLSGRIGDVNASTTHFEEAIDEVVNSMSIQVDRMKDLSASAESVARETNGKATAVAAAAEEATTNLQIVAESAAGLANSSGAIQSKVGESADIARRAVDHVHSADRIIRGLDEATGRIGEVLEIINAIAEQTNLLALNATIEAARAGEAGKGFAVVASEVKALAGQTAKATGEISTHIGNVQSATRQTVEAMETIGDTIEAIGSLTAEVVDTISQQGLATEEIANNVEQAFAGASEVTENIHGVTAHSEETRSIAGDVLHTSSKLAEQAHLLTDEVRRYLLALRHGPLDRRLGEDPTYAGPDRRDDEDDPMAAPGDNPRQAA; encoded by the coding sequence ATGACGAATTCATCTTCTCTCTCTAAGGCCATATTCGCGGGCACCGCCGCGTTCGTTCTGTCGCTCGTAAGCATCGCCGCCGCCTTGCTTGGCTGGCCGCTGGTCGCCGTCGGCTGCTCCGCTGCCGCCGCCTTGGCCGGCGCGGCAACGATCCTGTTCGTGCGCGCCGCGCGCCGCTCCATCGACGAAGCCATCGCGCTGTGCCGCGACATCAGCCGCGGCGACTTCGAAAGCCGCATCGTCGTCGTCACCGCCGGCGGCAAACTCGGCATTCTCCATCATGTGCTCAACGAGATGGTCGACCGTATCGACGCCTATGTGCGCGAAACGACGGCCGCCATGAGCGCGGTGCGCAATCACAAATATTTCCGCCACATCCTGCCCGACGGACTCGACGGCGGCTTCCTCGCCGGCGCCGAGGTCATCAATGAGGCGATGACCGTGCTGAGTGGCCGGATCGGCGACGTCAACGCCTCGACCACGCACTTCGAAGAGGCCATCGACGAGGTGGTGAACTCGATGAGCATCCAGGTCGACCGCATGAAGGACCTGTCGGCTTCGGCCGAGTCGGTCGCCCGCGAGACCAACGGCAAGGCAACCGCCGTCGCAGCCGCTGCCGAGGAAGCGACCACGAACCTTCAGATCGTCGCGGAGTCGGCTGCCGGTCTGGCGAATTCCTCCGGCGCCATCCAGTCCAAGGTCGGCGAATCCGCTGACATCGCCCGGCGCGCTGTCGACCACGTCCATTCCGCCGACCGCATCATCCGCGGCCTCGACGAGGCGACCGGCCGCATCGGCGAGGTGCTCGAGATCATCAACGCGATCGCCGAACAGACCAATTTGCTCGCACTCAACGCAACCATCGAGGCCGCCCGCGCCGGCGAGGCAGGCAAGGGTTTCGCGGTGGTGGCATCGGAAGTGAAGGCATTGGCCGGGCAGACCGCCAAGGCCACCGGCGAGATATCGACCCATATCGGCAATGTCCAGTCGGCCACCCGCCAGACGGTCGAAGCCATGGAAACCATCGGCGACACGATCGAAGCCATCGGTTCGCTGACGGCGGAAGTCGTCGACACGATTTCGCAACAGGGCCTCGCCACCGAGGAAATCGCCAACAATGTGGAGCAGGCCTTCGCTGGCGCCAGCGAGGTCACCGAGAACATCCATGGCGTGACGGCCCATTCCGAGGAAACCCGCTCCATTGCCGGCGATGTGCTGCACACCTCCTCGAAGCTCGCCGAACAGGCACATCTCTTGACCGACGAGGTCAGACGCTACCTGCTCGCCCTGCGCCACGGCCCGCTCGACCGAAGGCTCGGCGAAGACCCGACCTATGCCGGGCCCGACCGGCGCGACGACGAGGACGACCCGATGGCAGCGCCCGGCGACAACCCCCGGCAGGCGGCCTGA
- a CDS encoding transcriptional regulator (indirectly regulates nitrogen metabolism; at high nitrogen levels P-II prevents the phosphorylation of NR-I, the transcriptional activator of the glutamine synthetase gene (glnA); at low nitrogen levels P-II is uridylylated to form PII-UMP and interacts with an adenylyltransferase (GlnE) that activates GlnA), with translation MKIVMAIIKPFKLDEVRNALTGIGVEGLTVTEVKGYGRQKGHTEIYRGAEYAVSFLPKLKIEVAVPADRADQVVEVIAGAAKTGQIGDGKIFVFGIDKAVRIRTGEADADAL, from the coding sequence ATGAAAATCGTAATGGCGATCATCAAGCCATTCAAACTCGATGAGGTGCGCAACGCGCTTACCGGCATCGGTGTCGAAGGGCTGACCGTCACCGAGGTCAAGGGTTACGGCCGTCAAAAGGGCCATACCGAGATCTACCGCGGTGCGGAATACGCAGTCAGCTTCCTGCCGAAGCTGAAAATCGAAGTGGCCGTGCCGGCCGATCGCGCCGACCAGGTCGTCGAAGTGATCGCAGGCGCCGCCAAGACCGGCCAGATCGGTGACGGCAAGATCTTCGTGTTCGGTATCGACAAGGCCGTGCGTATCCGCACCGGCGAAGCCGACGCCGACGCCCTGTAA
- a CDS encoding DUF2244 domain-containing protein, with protein sequence MSSRNPDSGSNDVIFSALLTPHRSLGPRGFLILMMVTGGLCFYAGVLFWAVGAWPVVGFLGLDVLLVWFAFRMSYRSGRAYEEVGVSQHMVIVRKVSPGGRAHEFRFNPHWVRLAVHRIEDEGCVHVALTGQGEKLDIGTFLNPKDRESFARAFADALMRARSPLPVPTA encoded by the coding sequence ATGAGCTCCCGCAATCCGGATTCCGGTTCGAACGACGTGATCTTTTCGGCGTTGCTGACGCCGCACCGTTCGCTTGGGCCGCGCGGTTTCCTCATTCTGATGATGGTAACCGGCGGGCTCTGCTTCTATGCGGGTGTGCTGTTCTGGGCGGTCGGCGCCTGGCCGGTGGTCGGATTTCTCGGCCTCGACGTGCTGCTCGTCTGGTTCGCCTTCCGCATGAGCTATCGCAGCGGTCGTGCCTATGAAGAGGTCGGCGTCTCGCAGCATATGGTGATTGTCCGCAAGGTCTCGCCGGGCGGCCGGGCGCATGAATTCCGCTTCAATCCGCACTGGGTCCGGCTTGCGGTGCACCGCATCGAGGACGAGGGCTGCGTGCATGTCGCGCTGACCGGTCAGGGCGAAAAGCTCGACATCGGCACTTTCCTCAATCCGAAGGACCGCGAGAGCTTTGCCCGCGCCTTCGCCGATGCGCTCATGCGCGCCCGTTCGCCGCTGCCTGTTCCCACCGCCTGA
- a CDS encoding chemotaxis protein, with translation MGVALKAISPTRNEVFFEKNELIVSKTDLKGRITYANDVFLRVAGFTAQEILGQPHSIIRHPDMPRAVFKLLWDALEKRNEVFAYVKNMSKNGDFYWVFAHVTPSLDRNRNVVGYHSNRRVPRHDLIADVIEPFYATLLREEQAEKNRKAGLARSTDILNQTIRSKARTYDEFIFSL, from the coding sequence ATGGGGGTTGCTTTGAAAGCTATCAGCCCGACCCGCAACGAGGTCTTTTTCGAGAAGAACGAACTGATCGTCTCGAAAACGGATCTGAAGGGGCGCATCACCTACGCCAACGACGTGTTCCTGCGCGTTGCCGGTTTTACCGCACAGGAAATCCTCGGCCAGCCGCACAGCATCATCCGCCATCCGGATATGCCGCGCGCCGTGTTCAAGCTTTTGTGGGACGCGCTGGAGAAGCGCAACGAGGTCTTCGCCTACGTCAAGAACATGTCGAAGAACGGCGATTTCTACTGGGTTTTCGCCCATGTCACCCCCTCGCTCGACCGCAATCGCAATGTGGTCGGCTATCACTCCAACCGTCGGGTCCCGCGCCACGATCTCATCGCCGACGTGATCGAACCGTTCTACGCCACACTGTTGCGCGAAGAGCAGGCCGAAAAGAACCGCAAGGCCGGCCTCGCCCGCTCGACCGACATTCTCAATCAGACCATTCGCTCAAAAGCTCGCACCTATGACGAATTCATCTTCTCTCTCTAA